One stretch of Cygnus olor isolate bCygOlo1 chromosome 1, bCygOlo1.pri.v2, whole genome shotgun sequence DNA includes these proteins:
- the NMS gene encoding neuromedin-S produces the protein MSPPPSPSPPPALPWLLAACCLCALPRGSGFPQPFSRYRDGAELPKSQQLALCFSQWMELSHQPQISSTVLDLCYSIFNSMHTNEESQIATAEFTKKDSHGTLGRPFFLFRPRNGRTIEGSEYHGI, from the exons atgtccccgccgccgtccccgtccccgccgcccgccctgccctggctgctcgCCGCCTGCTGCCTCTGCGCCCTGCCGCGGGGCTCAG GGTTTCCCCAGCCTTTCTCCCGCTACAGGGACGGCGCGGAGCTGCCCAAAAGTCAG CAACTGGCGCTGTGCTTCAGTCAGTGGATGGAGCTGTCTCACCAACCCCAG ATCTCCAGCACTGTTTTGGATCTTTGTTATTCCATATTCAACAGCATGCATACAAATGAG GAATCACAGATTGCTACTGCAGAGTTTACAAAGAAG gatAGTCACGGGACTCTGGGACGGCcgtttttccttttcagg cCTCGAAATGGAAGAACTATTGAAGGCAGTG AATACCACGGAATATGA